AAAAAACATACACATTTTCTGGGTTCCCGGCGCATTTGAAATTCCGCGCATTGCCCGAGAAGCCGCTGAGTCAAATAATTTTGACGGCGTCATTTGCCTCGGAGCAGTAATTCGCGGTGCGACGGCGCATTTCGAGATGGTCTCCAATGAAGCAACGAAAGGTATTGCAAAACTTGCTATGGAATCGGACGTTCCGGTTATTTTTGGCGTTTTAACGACTGAAAATATCGAACAGGCGTTGGAACGCGCCGGGACGAAAGCGGGAAATAAAGGCTGGGACGCCGCACTGAATATGATCGAAATGGCAAATCTGATTGGCTCTATCCGCAAAATGAATAAATGATCAGAAATTGTCTGAAAATCCTGACGATCCTGATTCTTCCGGTTTGGCTGGTCGGACAGACCGTCGTTGGTGAATGGGATAGTTACACGTCGTTATTGACCATTCGGGACATTCTTATTCAGAATGATCGGATTTACGGCGCGAGTAGCGGTGGTTTGGTGGTTTTTGATTTAGC
The Candidatus Marinimicrobia bacterium CG08_land_8_20_14_0_20_45_22 genome window above contains:
- a CDS encoding 6,7-dimethyl-8-ribityllumazine synthase — translated: MANIHEGLLSAEKMSVAIVASRFNDLITKELLEGALDCLRRHGADEKNIHIFWVPGAFEIPRIAREAAESNNFDGVICLGAVIRGATAHFEMVSNEATKGIAKLAMESDVPVIFGVLTTENIEQALERAGTKAGNKGWDAALNMIEMANLIGSIRKMNK